The following are encoded in a window of Roseimaritima ulvae genomic DNA:
- a CDS encoding type II toxin-antitoxin system RelE/ParE family toxin encodes MPKVEITELSRADIQEAYDWWSENHSAIQATEWYEQLFKAIASLQQMPERCPKVPEAELSRGGVRQLLFGLGARPTHRIVFHFDIDADTVTILRVRHHGQGEL; translated from the coding sequence ATGCCCAAAGTAGAGATTACCGAGCTTTCCAGGGCAGACATCCAAGAAGCCTACGATTGGTGGTCAGAAAATCACTCCGCAATTCAAGCGACCGAGTGGTACGAACAACTCTTCAAAGCCATCGCCTCACTTCAACAGATGCCCGAACGTTGTCCTAAAGTACCTGAAGCCGAATTGTCGCGTGGCGGAGTACGTCAACTCCTATTCGGGTTGGGTGCGCGTCCAACGCACCGAATTGTCTTCCATTTCGATATCGATGCGGATACGGTGACGATTCTTCGAGTCCGCCACCATGGTCAAGGTGAACTGTAG